A window of Staphylococcus lloydii genomic DNA:
ATCTTCAAAATCATCTGGCATACCATCTACATAATCTACATGTGAGACAACATAGACATTTTCTCCTGTTTTTGGGTCCTGCATAAATATTGCGGGTACTTCTTTATTCATCAACTAACACACTCCCTACGACGTTTGACATAAAGTCATATTGCACGTTTTTATCGGTCGTCCAACTACCATTAGCAATCGTGTTGTTAACGCGTTTAATTCTTTGATTGATTTGATTTTGTATTTTAACAATATCTTTTTTCGAGTTACTAAACTCTACCTCGGTTGAAAGGTTAGTGTGTGGATGATATTTGATTATTTTGGCGACCTTTAAATCTGTATTAAAATTAAGTGGTTGATGAACAAACCTTATCTGTGTATTGTCATTCACAGTATTATAAGTAATACGTTCATAATCCATTGGATCTCGTCCCAAATATTCTGTTGTGACTTCAACTGTCGGGTCTGAATTAATAGATTCTTTCAATTTAGGTCGTAGCTGAGAAATTGTTTTAGCTGTTTCATCAAACACCGTAGGGGCAATTTTATCTGGAAACGAATCATAGTTTTTTGCTTTGTATTCATCAACAACGTGGTATACATCTTCACCTTTGAGTTCAGCTGTTAAGTTTAATACAGTTGTTTTTTCTGTACCGATATAAAAACGAGGTGTTTTCTTCTTGTAATCAACACCTGATTTCGCACCTTTGTAAACAACTTTAAAAGTATGACTGCCTTTAGCTAAGCCTTTTTTAATAACAATCTGATTCGTTTTTGAACGCTTACTATATTGTGAATAGCTACCTATTTTTTTATTATCTAAATAAACATCAACCATGCCACCACGAGAGAGTTGTTTATTCGTCCATGTGAGCGTTTCGTTACCCCATTTGCATGTGAACGTTTTGGTGTAACTTGCGCCATTGGATTCTGAGTACCAATTACCGTCTTTATTAAATGAGCCAGATAATTTAAAATCTTTTGGTTTCATCGGTTGATAGTTCTTTGTTTCTTCGGCTGTTTTCTTTTTACCATAGCCTTTAACATACGTTTTCATATCAGTTGTATTAACATTGACGGATACACCCTGAATGTTATAACGATATACAAGTATTTCTTCAATACGTTGATAAAATGCATCTTCGCTATAAAAGTATATTTTTTTATTATCGGCATAATAAATATAATTAAATAGTTCAACACCTTCAGTGATATATTCCATACCATTTTTATTGCCAAGTTCTGCAATCGGTACAGGCGTAGGAAAATCACCAACGATTTCATACTCAAAGCTCTGCTTATTGTTTTTAAAGCCAAACTTTAAATATTCGTCTAACGTATATAATGGTGCGTTATCATCACTACTCGTTTCATCATTTAGCGTTTGTTTACTTATATCTTGATCTACGTAATGGTCTTGAAAATCCATAAAGATATGTTTTGCTATAACCTCATTACTGATTTTGGCATTATCATGCGTAATAGCAGTTGATTTAATCACATAAGTTTGACCCAACCATTTAATGTAAGCTTCATTAACGAGCATGTCGAATATATCGCCACTACCTGTTGTCTTTTCTGCTGTAAACGTAATTTGGCGTTCATTATTTCTTTCATATTCATAACGAAAAGACCCATAATCAAAATCATTAATGATTTCGGCATAGGTCTTTGCTCTATTCATAACAATTAAAGGATAATTCATGCACGTCACCTACCTAA
This region includes:
- a CDS encoding prophage endopeptidase tail family protein, whose protein sequence is MNYPLIVMNRAKTYAEIINDFDYGSFRYEYERNNERQITFTAEKTTGSGDIFDMLVNEAYIKWLGQTYVIKSTAITHDNAKISNEVIAKHIFMDFQDHYVDQDISKQTLNDETSSDDNAPLYTLDEYLKFGFKNNKQSFEYEIVGDFPTPVPIAELGNKNGMEYITEGVELFNYIYYADNKKIYFYSEDAFYQRIEEILVYRYNIQGVSVNVNTTDMKTYVKGYGKKKTAEETKNYQPMKPKDFKLSGSFNKDGNWYSESNGASYTKTFTCKWGNETLTWTNKQLSRGGMVDVYLDNKKIGSYSQYSKRSKTNQIVIKKGLAKGSHTFKVVYKGAKSGVDYKKKTPRFYIGTEKTTVLNLTAELKGEDVYHVVDEYKAKNYDSFPDKIAPTVFDETAKTISQLRPKLKESINSDPTVEVTTEYLGRDPMDYERITYNTVNDNTQIRFVHQPLNFNTDLKVAKIIKYHPHTNLSTEVEFSNSKKDIVKIQNQINQRIKRVNNTIANGSWTTDKNVQYDFMSNVVGSVLVDE